The following are encoded together in the Silurus meridionalis isolate SWU-2019-XX chromosome 2, ASM1480568v1, whole genome shotgun sequence genome:
- the gng2 gene encoding guanine nucleotide-binding protein G(I)/G(S)/G(O) subunit gamma-2: MASNNTASIAQARKLVEQLKMEANIDRIKVSKAAADLMSYCEAHAKEDPLLSPVPASENPFREKKFFCAIL; encoded by the exons ATGGCTAgcaacaacactgccagcattGCCCAGGCCCGTAAACTGGTGGAACAGCTCAAGATGGAAGCGAATATTGACCGTATAAAG GTGTCTAAAGCAGCGGCAGACTTGATGTCATACTGCGAAGCTCATGCTAAGGAGGACCCTCTGCTGTCACCTGTGCCTGCTTCTGAGAACCCCTTCAGGGAGAAGAAGTTCTTCTGCGCCATCCTGTAA